One Acidimicrobiales bacterium genomic window, CCTCCGAGGAGCGGATGTGGCGATAGGCCTCGGGGTCGCTGCCGCGCAGTGGCCGGCCCGCCTCGACGTCGTCCGCGGCCTCGAGGAGCAGGCGGCGGCATGCCTGGATGGCGCGGTCGGTGGAGCCGAGCGCCTCCTTGGAGCGGTCGACGATGTAGCCGCCGCCGAGGGCGGACTGCAGCGCGAAGTCCTGGGTGTTCACCCCGTGGATGCCGGTGAAGGTCTTCGTCCGCTGCACCTCGCGGTCGATCTTGTAGTCGTTGGACTTGTTCGACCTCAGCCAGTAGGTGCCGGGGATGTAGTCCTCCGGCCCGCGCCCCGCCGCATGCTCGCCGCGCGCGAACTCCTCGGCGGTGAAGCCGACGGCGTCGTCGATCGTGTACTTCAAGTTGTAGACACAGACGTTCTCGTCGTCGATCGGCACCCACATGTGGCCGTTCAGCGTCGGGCAGGCGTTGCGCTCGCCGGTGAGGCCCTTGGAGCCGTTCAGGATCGTCGGCCGCATCTGCTGGTTGGGCATCACGAACTGATAGACGCGCACGTACTGGGTGTCGTCGGCAACCGTGCGGATCCCAGCGTAGGTGAAGCCCCACGGGTGGTCGTCCACCTCGAGCTCGGGATGGGTGTCCATCCGCGAGAGGGCGCGGGTGTTCGAGAGATCGTTGTTGTGCGCGAAGGAGATGTGGGCGGTGTCGATGCCGCCCTCGATCGCCTGCAGGTAGTTGCAGTGCTCGCCGGTCTTGGAGACGCCGAGGTGGCTCGCCGGGGCGCGCATCCACTCGTAGTCCGGCGGCGCGGGCATCTCGCGGACCGGGCCGAGGTAGGCGAAGACGATGCCGCCGGCCTCGTAGGTCGGGTAGGCCTTGATCGAGACGCGCAGCCGGAACTTGGAGTACGGCGGCTCGGAGGGCATGTCGACGCAGTTGCCCTGGGTGTCGAACTTCCAGCCGTGGTAGACGCAGCGCAGCCCGCACTCTT contains:
- a CDS encoding Rieske 2Fe-2S domain-containing protein translates to ECGLRCVYHGWKFDTQGNCVDMPSEPPYSKFRLRVSIKAYPTYEAGGIVFAYLGPVREMPAPPDYEWMRAPASHLGVSKTGEHCNYLQAIEGGIDTAHISFAHNNDLSNTRALSRMDTHPELEVDDHPWGFTYAGIRTVADDTQYVRVYQFVMPNQQMRPTILNGSKGLTGERNACPTLNGHMWVPIDDENVCVYNLKYTIDDAVGFTAEEFARGEHAAGRGPEDYIPGTYWLRSNKSNDYKIDREVQRTKTFTGIHGVNTQDFALQSALGGGYIVDRSKEALGSTDRAIQACRRLLLEAADDVEAGRPLRGSDPEAYRHIRSSEALIPRGVPWRDATKEIVQAFW